The genomic segment CTCGACCGGGCCACCGCCCCGGCGGACGACGAACCCGGGCGCGACACGCCGGCCCGTGCCGCAGCGGCGCCCGACGAGGCGTGGTCGACCGACCGGGTGGACGAGCCGGATGATCCGTCGGACGACCCGCTGGACGAGCCGCCGGTGCAGCGAACACCACGTTCCGACGCGGAACTGATCGCCCGGCTGCCGGCCGAGGTGCTCGTCGTCGACGGCAGGCCGCGCTACCACGTCACCGGCTGTCCGCACCTGCTCGACAAGGAGGCGGAACCGCTGCCCGTCGCGGAGGCCGTCGAACTGGGGTTCGGGCCGTGCGGCTGGTGCCAGCCGGACACCGTGCTGCTGGGTGGCACCCCCGACCTGGCCTGACCTGATCGCCCGCCCGGGGCGTCGTCGCCTGGTGGGCGTTGGTGGCTCGGGGCCGGGGAACCGGTCAGCATATCCCTCACTGAGGGCGATCGGGCGCTGACAGTCGGATATTCGCGGATGTTTGTCGGACGCCCAACTACTCCGTATCCTTGGTGGTTCCACGCGCGTCGCGTCGGGCCGAGGGCTCGACGTGTCGCGCCCGTTTTGCATGTGGGAGCCGAAATGGCCAGACAACGCCGTGTTTCGGTCGGTGACCGAGGTGGCTGCGTGCTGGTCACGTGGGGCAATCGGGCGGTGCGGAAGCACCACACGATCCCGACGGCGGTCTCCTTGGCAGTGGGCCATACCGAGATCGGCCACCGGCCGGTCGAGTCATCCGTCTCGACGCCCGACCCCAATACGTCGGCGAGGTCGATGACATCCACCACGACCGCCGCGGGAGCGCGGCCAAGGGGGCGACGATGACCACCAAATCGGGTACCAAGAGCACGGGCGCGGCACGCCGGACGACAGCATCCTCCGCTGCCGACTCGAAGCGCGCGAACGACGGTCGCAGCGGCGGCGGTCGAGCCGCCGAGGGCACCGGCCGCGCCGGCAGTGCCGCCCAGAGCGAGGCGCCGCGGTCGGCCGCCAAGAAGCCGGCGCCCCGGCGCTCCTCCGCGTCCGCCGCCGACGCCACCAAGTCCGCCAGCAAGCCCGCGGCCAAGCGGGCCACCCGCAAGACCCGCAGCGCGGCGGAGACCGAGACGATTCGGGTGGCGTTGCACGAGCGCCTCATCGAGTTGCACACCGAGTACGAGAAGACCATGGCGCAGCTGACCGACCTGCAGCGCGACCGGCTGACCGACTCGGCGGGCGACGACCAGGCGGACACCGGGACCAAGACGTTCGAGCGTGAGCAGGAGATTTCCCTGGCCAACGGCATCAGGGACCGGGTGACGCAGGTCGAGCGTGCCCTGGAGCGGCTCGACGACGGCCACTACGGATACTGTGAGCGGTGCGGGAACCCGATTCCCGCCGGGCGACTCGCCGCGTTCCCGTCGGCGACGCTCTGCGTGGCGTGCAAGCAGTTGGAGGAACGGCGCTGAGCGAGGACAGCACCGACCGGATCCCGTCCGGCGATGATCACGCGCAGCCGAGTCGCGGTCCCGCCTCCCGACGTGTCGTCGGGTTGCTGGCCGGCATCGCGGTGGTGGCGCTGGTGGTCGACATCATCACCAAGGTCGTCGCCGTGGCGAACCTGCACCCCGGCGATCCGGTCCGGTTGCTCGGCGGCGCGGTCTACCTGTCGCTGACCCGCAACCAGGGCGCCGCCTTCAACATCGGCGGGACCGGTTACACGGCGATCCTTGCCGCGGTCGCGGTGGTGGTGATCATCGTGATCATCCGGTTCGCCCGGCGGTTGCGGTCCTGGCCGTGGGCGGTGGCGCTCGGTCTGGTGCTCGGCGGCGCGGCCGGCAACCTGACCGACCGGCTGTTCCGGGCGCCGGGACCGCTGCGCGGTGGCGTGGTCGATTTCATCAGCGTGTTCAGCCCGGACGGCCACCCCTGGCCGATCTTCAACGCGGCCGACTCGTGCCTCGTGGTGGGCGTGATCATCGCGGTGCTGCTCGAACTGACCGGGCGCCGGATCGACGGCACCCGGGCGGGGCGCAGCGCCGACGACGCGAAGGCGGCCGACGAGCCGGAGCCGGTCGCCGCGGGGCGGGCCGGCGGCGCCGAGCGCACCGATGCCGCGACGACGGCGGCAACGGCTGCCGATGCCGGCCCGGCGGCCGGGGGCCGGCCGGACCCGACCGATGCCGGCACGGGCGCCGAGACGCCGGGTGAGACGAGCCGGGACGCCGGGTCCGACGGCGGTGATCGTGCCGCGAGTGGCGGGCCCGCCACCGGCCGGACGGACCGATCGTCATGACCGGTGCGCGTTTTGACGGCGCCGCCCCGGCGGCGCCGGTCGGTGAGCATCGTGCCCTGCCGGTGCCGGACGGGCTGGCCGGGATGCGGGTCGACCAGGCGCTGGCGCGGCTGTTCGGGCTGTCCCGCACCGCGGCCGCGGACCTGGTCGCGGCCGGCGAGGTGGCCCTCGACGGGACCACGCCGGCGAAGTCGGATCGGGTCGATGCCGGGGCGTACCTGGAGGTGACGCTGCCGCCGCCGGAGGGCGCGCCGACCATCGTGGCGCGCCCGGTCGACGGATTGCGCATCGTGCACTCCGATGACGACATCGTGGTGGTGGACAAGCCGGTCGGGGTGGCGGCGCACGGCAGCCCGGGCTGGTCCGGCCCCACCGTGCTCGGTGGTCTCGCCGCGATGGGGCAGACCGTCGCGACCAGCGGCGCGGCCGAGCGGCAGGGCATCGTGCACCGGCTCGACGTGGGCACCTCCGGGCTGATGGTGGTGGCCAAGAGCGAGCGGGCGTACCGGATCCTGAAGCGCGCGTTCAAGGTGCGCACGGTGGAAAAGCGCTATCACGCGGTGGTGCAGGGCCAGCTCGACCCGCTGCGCGGCACGGTGGACGCGCCGATCGATCGGCACCCGCAGCACGACTACAAGTTCGCGGTGGTGTCGGGCGGCAAACCCAGCGTCACGCACTACGACACGCTGGAGGCGTTCCCGGCGGCGAGCCTGGTCGACGTCCGGCTGGAGACCGGCCGTACGCATCAGATCCGGGTGCACTTCTCGGCGCTGCGGCACCCGTGCGCCGGTGATCTGACCTATGGCGCGGATCCGACCCTGGCCAAGCGGCTCGGTCTGTCCCGGCAGTGGCTGCACGCCCGTGAGCTGGCGTTCGATCATCCGGGGTCGGGCGACCGGGTGCGGTTCGTCAGCGAGTACCCGGAGGATCTCGCTCACGCTCTGGCGGTACTGCGCGGCGAAGGGTGACACCCCGGGTCCGCGATGGGCCCGCTCGCTCGTTGAACAGATCGATGCCGGTCGCGGGGCTGGCAAAGTTCGGGCGGCTCCGTAGCCTGTTGGTGGGTGAGGCGTCGGGCGGGAGGCGAGCGTGGATCAGTCCGGAGCCGGAGCGTACCGCTCCGGTGACTCGGGGTCGCGGTGGCGGAACCTGCTGGGTCGCGGCAGGCCGCGGGACGGTGAGGGCGGCGTGGACGCCGCGCCGGCCCAGCCCGGCCGCGGTCAGGCCGGGGTCGGGCGGGCCCGGGTGGGTGCCCCGCCGCTGGTGCCTCGACCCTCTCCGGCCCCCGAGACGCGGGCCGGCCGCCGCGGTGCGCCGGTCCCGGTCCAGGTCGGCGGGCACCGCCCGGAGGCGTACGCGACGGGTTCGGTGGACGGACTGCTCGCGGCGCTGCGCCGCGACTTCGGCCGGTCCCGGGTGGTGGCGTTCGTCAACCCGAAGGGCGGCGTGCACAAGACCACCGCGACGGTGCTGACCGCGGCCACGCTCGGCAGTGCCCGCAGCGGCGGCGTGCTCGCCTGGGACGACAACGAGCTGCGCGGCACGCTGGGGCTGCGCGCCGGTACCGCCCGGCACGCCCGGACCATCCGGCACCTGGTCGACGATCTGGACCGGATCGAGACCGGCCCGGGGATCCTGTCCGAGGTGTTGGACGACTATCTGCGACACACCAAGGACGGCTCGTTCGACGTGCTGGCCGGTGACGAGGATCCGCGCATCGCCCGCCGGCTCGACCCGGCCACGGTGCGCCGGGTGCTCACCCTGCTCGCCGGCACCCACGACGTGATCTGCGTCGACACCGGCAACAACGTCGAGTCGCCGAACTGGCAGACGGTGCTGCGGGCGGCCGACCAGCTGGTCGTGACCACCGTGCCGCGGGAGGACGCGGCGTTCACCGCCGACTGGATGCTGGACCTGCTGGAAGAGCAGGGGATGGGTGAGCTGGTGGCCGGGGCGACCACCGTGATCAGCTGCCCGACACCGAACCCGCTGCCGCTCACCGCCGATCTGCTCAAGCACTTCGGCTCGCGTACCCGGACCTCGATCGTGGTGCCCTACGACGTGTCGCTGGAGCCCGGTTCGACCATCGAGTACTCGCAGCTGGCTCCCGCCACCCGGATGGCCTGGCTGTACGCCGGGGTCGCGATCAGCGAGGGCTTCGAACCCGGCCGGTGACCGCGGCGGCCGGTCGCGGGTGGCGGTTGCCACGTCCGCGGGCCCCCGGGCGTGCCGGCCGGCAGCGGCGGCGTTCGGGGCGATAGGTTTTCTGTCGGACCCCGCTCCTAACGTGGTGGGGTCGCCGGGAGTGCGGCCATACACCTCCCGGCACGGCCGCGGTCGCCGCCTGGCGCCGGCCGCACGCGGGGTTGTCCAGGTGAATACGAGGGGGGCGAGGCGCGCCATGTCGGCGTCCGGGTTCGCACATCTGCACGTGCACACCGAATACTCGATGTTGGATGGCGCGGCCCGCCTGAAGCCGCTGTTGGCCGAGGTCCAGCGGCAGGGCATGGACTCGATCGCGATGACCGACCACGGCAACATGTACGGGGCGTACGCGTTCTACCAGGAGGCGACGAAGACCGGCGTGAAGCCGATCCTCGGCATCGAGGCCTACCTGGCGCCCGGCGACCGGTCGTACAAGCAGCCGGTTCGGTGGGGTCGTCCGGACCAGCGCAGCGACGACGTCTCCGGTGGCGGTGCGTACACGCACATGACCATGTGGGCGGAGAACGCCACCGGCCTGCGCAACCTGTTCACGCTGTCCAGCCGGGCGTCGATCGAGGGCTACTACTACAAGCCCCGGATGGACACCGAGCTGATCTCGGGGCACACCGAGGGCATCATCGCCACCACCGGCTGCCCGTCCGGGGAGATCCAGACCCGGCTGCGGCTCGGTCAGGAGGAGGAGGCGTACGCGGCGGCCGAGCGCTACCTGGAGATCTTCGGCCGGGACAACTTCTTCCTGGAGCTGATGGACCACGGGCTCGACATCGAGAAGCGGGTCCGCACCGGGCTGCTCGACATCGGCAAGCGGTTCGACCTGCGCCCGGTGATCACCAACGACTCGCACTACGTGGCCGCCGAGGACGCCAAGGCGCACGAGGCGCTGCTGTGCGTGCAGTCCGGCAGCACCCTGGACGACCCGAACCGGTTCAAGCTCGACGGCGGCGGCTACTACATCAAGTCGCCGGCGCAGATGCGCGAGCTGTGGGACTCCCAGCTTCCCGGGGCCTGCGACAACACGCTGCTGATCGCCGAGCGCGTCGGGTCGTACGAGGAGGTCTTCGCGCACCACGACCGGATGCCGCTCTTCGACGTGCCGGACGGGTACAACGCGGAGACCTGGTTGGAACACGAGGTGATGGAGGGCCTCGCGAAGCGGTTCCCGGGCGGCATCCCGGACGGCCACCGGGAGCGCGCCAACTACGAGCTGAGCGTCATCAACCGGATGGGCTTCCCGGCGTACTTCCTGGTCGTGGCCGACCTGGTGCGACACGCCAAGGAGTCCGGGATCTACGCCGGGCCGGGCCGCGGGTCGGCGGTGGGCGCCCTCGTGGCGTACGCGCTGGGCATCACCGCGCTGGACCCGATTCCGCTGGGCCTGCTGTTCGAGCGGTTCCTCAATCCCGAACGCATCTCGATGCCCGACATCGACCTGGACTTCGACGACCGCCGCCGCGGCGAGATGATCGACTACGCGGTCGCGAAGTACGGCGCGGACAAGATCGCCCAGGTCATCACGTTCGGCACGATCAAGACGAAGGCGGCACTCAAGGACGCGGCGCGGATCCACTTCGGCCAGCCGGGCTTCTCCATCGCGGACAAGATCTCCAAGGCGCTGCCACCGCCGGTGGCGGCCAAGGACATCCCGCTGTCCGGGATCGTCGACCCGAAGCACGAGCGGTACGCGGAGGCGACCGAGGTCCGCACCCTGATCGAGACCGACCCGCAGGTCGGCAAGATCTTCGAGACCGCCCGCGGGCTGGAGGGGCTGATCCGGCAGGCCGGAGTGCACGCCTGCGCGGTGATCATGTCGTCCGAGCCGGTGATCGACTCGGTGCCGGTGTGGGCCCGGCCGCAGGACGGCGCGATGATCACCGGCTTCGACTACCCGTCGTGCGAGTCGATGGGTCTGTTGAAGATGGACTTCCTCGGCCTGCGCAACCTGACGGTCATCGGGGACGCGATCAACAACATCCGGGCCAACCGCGGCGTCGAGATCGACCTGGAGACCCTGGAGCTCGACGACAAGGCCACGTACGAGCTGATGGCGCGCGGCGAGACGCTCGGCGTGTTCCAGCTGGACGGCACCGCGATGCGGGCGCTGCTGCAACGGATGGGGCCGACCGGCTTCTCCGACGCCACCGCCGTGATCGCGCTGTACCGCCCGGGGCCGATGGCCGTCAACGCCCACCTCAACTACGCCGACCGCAAGAACGGCCGGCAGCAGATCGTGCCGATCCACCCCGAGCTGGAGGAGCCGCTGCGCGACATCCTGGCCGAGACGTACGGCCTGATCGTCTACCAGGAGCAGATCATGCTCATCGCGCAGAAGGTCGCCGGCTTCACGATGGGCCAGGCCGACATCCTGCGCAAGGCGATGGGCAAGAAGAAGAAGGAGGTGCTGGAGGAGCAGTTCGCCGCGTTCCAGAAGGGAATGCGGGAGAACAAATACTCCGACGACGCCATCCAGACGCTGTGGGACACGGTCCTGCCGTTCGCCGGGTACGCGTTCAACAAGTCGCACGCCGCCGGCTACGCGGTGGTGTCCTACTGGACCGCCTACCTGAAGGCCAACTTTCCCGCCGAGTACATGGCGGCGCTGCTGACCTCGGTCGGCGACTCGAAGGACAAGATGGCGGTCTATCTCGCCGAGTGCCGCAAGATGGGCATCAAGGTGCTGCCGCCGGATGTCAACGACTCCGACAACTACTTCACCGCCGTCGGTGCCGACATCCGGTTCGGCCTGGGTGCGGTGCGCAACGTCGGCGCCAACGTGGTCACCAGCATCATCAACACCCGCAAGCAGAAGCAGCCGTACACCTCGTTCACCGACTTCATGCAGAAGATCGAGCTGCCGGTGTGCAACAAGAGGGTGATCGAGTCGCTGATCAAGGCGGGAGCGTTCGACTCGCTGGGGCATCCGCGGCGGCCGATGCTGGAACAGCACGAGACCATGGTCGAGGCCATGACCGGGGTGAAGCGGCGCGAGGCGGAGGGCCAGTTCGACCTGTTCGGTGGGATGACCGACACCGCCTCGGACACCGTGGTGGGCATGGAGGTCGACCTGACCGGCGACGACTGGCCGCGCAAGACCGCGCTGGAGTTCGAGCGCGAGATGCTCGGACTGTACGTGTCGGGGCACCCCCTGGACGGCGCCGAGCGGGTGCTGCGCAAGAACAGCGAGCAGCGCATCGCCGACCTGGTCTCCGGCGACGTCGCGGACGGCACGTCGGTGACCATCGCCGGCATCATCTCCGCGCTGGAGCGCCGGGTCACCAAGCAGGGCAACGCGTGGGCGAAGGCGACGGTGGAGGATCTCGACGCCGGCATCGAGGTGCTGTTCTTCCCGAAGACCTACGAGTTGGTCGGGCAGTACCTCGCGCCGGACCTGACGATCGCGGTGAAGGGCCGGGTCAACCGGCGCGACCAGGAGATCAGCGTGGTCGCGATGGACCTGCGTACGCTGGAGATCACCGACGCCGACCTGGCCGCGGAGCCGGCCGTGACCATCGCCATCCAGGCCGAGCGGGTCGACCCGGACCTGGTGGGCGAGTTCAAACGCACGTTGCTGAACAACCGAGGAGAGACCGCGGTGCGGGTCAAGCTGGTCGGCCGGGAACGCAACCACCTGCTGGCCCTCGACGACACGCTGCGGGTCACGCCCGGCCCCGGCCTCACCTCCGAACTGAAGAGCCTGCTCGGCGCCGGTTGCCTCGAATAGCTGGCCGCGGGGCCCGGATCCGCCGACTTGCCTGAGGTTGGGAGAATCGCCGCGATGAAGACGACGATGCCGCGCCGACCCGGCGTGCCGCGGTGGGCGGAGGCACTCGTGCTGGTCGTCGCGGCGGTGTGTGTCGCGGCGGTCGGCGCGCCGCTCGGCCTGCTCTGGTCGGCGCTGTCCCCCCGCGCCGAGGTCATCATGACCGATCAGGGCGGGATGTACGACCTGGAGACCGAGACGTTCGCCGCGGCGGACGGGCGGCTCGCGGTGCTGAC from the Actinocatenispora thailandica genome contains:
- the dnaE gene encoding DNA polymerase III subunit alpha encodes the protein MSASGFAHLHVHTEYSMLDGAARLKPLLAEVQRQGMDSIAMTDHGNMYGAYAFYQEATKTGVKPILGIEAYLAPGDRSYKQPVRWGRPDQRSDDVSGGGAYTHMTMWAENATGLRNLFTLSSRASIEGYYYKPRMDTELISGHTEGIIATTGCPSGEIQTRLRLGQEEEAYAAAERYLEIFGRDNFFLELMDHGLDIEKRVRTGLLDIGKRFDLRPVITNDSHYVAAEDAKAHEALLCVQSGSTLDDPNRFKLDGGGYYIKSPAQMRELWDSQLPGACDNTLLIAERVGSYEEVFAHHDRMPLFDVPDGYNAETWLEHEVMEGLAKRFPGGIPDGHRERANYELSVINRMGFPAYFLVVADLVRHAKESGIYAGPGRGSAVGALVAYALGITALDPIPLGLLFERFLNPERISMPDIDLDFDDRRRGEMIDYAVAKYGADKIAQVITFGTIKTKAALKDAARIHFGQPGFSIADKISKALPPPVAAKDIPLSGIVDPKHERYAEATEVRTLIETDPQVGKIFETARGLEGLIRQAGVHACAVIMSSEPVIDSVPVWARPQDGAMITGFDYPSCESMGLLKMDFLGLRNLTVIGDAINNIRANRGVEIDLETLELDDKATYELMARGETLGVFQLDGTAMRALLQRMGPTGFSDATAVIALYRPGPMAVNAHLNYADRKNGRQQIVPIHPELEEPLRDILAETYGLIVYQEQIMLIAQKVAGFTMGQADILRKAMGKKKKEVLEEQFAAFQKGMRENKYSDDAIQTLWDTVLPFAGYAFNKSHAAGYAVVSYWTAYLKANFPAEYMAALLTSVGDSKDKMAVYLAECRKMGIKVLPPDVNDSDNYFTAVGADIRFGLGAVRNVGANVVTSIINTRKQKQPYTSFTDFMQKIELPVCNKRVIESLIKAGAFDSLGHPRRPMLEQHETMVEAMTGVKRREAEGQFDLFGGMTDTASDTVVGMEVDLTGDDWPRKTALEFEREMLGLYVSGHPLDGAERVLRKNSEQRIADLVSGDVADGTSVTIAGIISALERRVTKQGNAWAKATVEDLDAGIEVLFFPKTYELVGQYLAPDLTIAVKGRVNRRDQEISVVAMDLRTLEITDADLAAEPAVTIAIQAERVDPDLVGEFKRTLLNNRGETAVRVKLVGRERNHLLALDDTLRVTPGPGLTSELKSLLGAGCLE
- a CDS encoding RluA family pseudouridine synthase; translation: MTGARFDGAAPAAPVGEHRALPVPDGLAGMRVDQALARLFGLSRTAAADLVAAGEVALDGTTPAKSDRVDAGAYLEVTLPPPEGAPTIVARPVDGLRIVHSDDDIVVVDKPVGVAAHGSPGWSGPTVLGGLAAMGQTVATSGAAERQGIVHRLDVGTSGLMVVAKSERAYRILKRAFKVRTVEKRYHAVVQGQLDPLRGTVDAPIDRHPQHDYKFAVVSGGKPSVTHYDTLEAFPAASLVDVRLETGRTHQIRVHFSALRHPCAGDLTYGADPTLAKRLGLSRQWLHARELAFDHPGSGDRVRFVSEYPEDLAHALAVLRGEG